From Butyricimonas paravirosa, one genomic window encodes:
- the alaS gene encoding alanine--tRNA ligase: MKSAEIRQRFLDFFEKKSHTIVPSAPMVIKGDPTLMFTNAGMNQFKDIILGNVRPKATRVADSQKCLRVSGKHNDLEEVGHDTYHHTMFEMLGNWSFGDYFKKEAIAYAWEFLTGEMGLDKNRLYATVFEGSKDDRLEEDKEALEYWKLYLPEDRILYGNKKDNFWEMGDMGPCGPCSEIHIDLRPEAERALKPGRELVNKDNPLVIEIWNLVFMQYNRKADGSLENLPSHHVDTGMGFERLCMAVQGKTSNYDTDVFTPIIGEIARLSGKEYGKDAAADVAMRVIADHLRTIAFSITDGQLPSNVKAGYVIRRILRRAVRYAYTFLDQKDAFMYKLVPVLIEVMGQHYPELSSQRVLIERVIQEEENAFLRTLDKGIKLLDKIIEKTKAEDFLTVPGNVAFELYDTYGFPLDLTELILKENGLVVNRREFKAEMEAQKERSRSAAAVNTDDWVELIADDTQEFVGYDYTETEVQITRYRRVSTKGKTLYQLVFNITPFYGESGGQVGDRGWLISETEKINVLDTHKENGLTVHITDRLPEDLTQVFTAKVDLDKRVATENNHTSTHLLHYALRKVLGTHVEQKGSYVSDEYLRFDFSHFQKVTDEELEKVAAIVNQEIRKNYPLEESRAIPIGQAKKMGAMAIFGEKYGDLVRVVKFGESVELCGGTHAHATGQIGFFKIISESSVSAGVRRIEAITAAKAEEYILNYFKMMKEIDSMFKSNRGVLENVRELLNENEGLKKDVEKFTQESLRIMKEGWKNEKRVIRDINMIVKTVMMPPANVKDIAFQLKGELNNLILVIGGVFNNKPHLTVMFSDTLVKDFGLHAGQIVKDAAQEIKGGGGGQPFFATAGGSNPEGVSKALERAEKLILDKIH; the protein is encoded by the coding sequence ATGAAATCAGCAGAAATCAGACAGAGATTTTTAGATTTTTTTGAGAAGAAATCACATACAATAGTACCATCGGCACCGATGGTGATCAAAGGGGACCCGACCTTGATGTTCACGAATGCCGGAATGAATCAATTTAAAGATATAATTCTAGGAAATGTGCGTCCGAAAGCAACTCGGGTGGCGGATTCCCAGAAGTGTTTGCGTGTTTCCGGAAAGCACAATGATTTGGAGGAGGTGGGACATGATACCTATCATCACACGATGTTCGAGATGTTGGGTAACTGGTCATTCGGTGATTATTTCAAGAAAGAGGCGATTGCTTACGCTTGGGAGTTCCTTACGGGAGAGATGGGGTTGGATAAAAATCGATTGTATGCAACCGTTTTTGAGGGAAGTAAGGATGATCGTTTGGAAGAAGATAAAGAGGCGTTGGAGTATTGGAAATTGTACTTGCCTGAAGATCGGATTCTGTACGGGAATAAAAAAGATAATTTCTGGGAAATGGGGGATATGGGACCTTGCGGACCTTGTTCGGAGATTCACATAGACTTGCGCCCGGAGGCCGAACGGGCATTGAAACCGGGGCGTGAATTAGTGAATAAGGATAACCCGTTAGTGATCGAGATCTGGAATCTGGTGTTTATGCAGTATAACCGTAAGGCTGATGGTAGTTTGGAGAATTTACCCAGTCATCACGTGGACACTGGGATGGGATTCGAGCGTTTGTGTATGGCCGTACAGGGAAAGACGTCCAATTATGACACGGATGTATTTACTCCGATCATCGGGGAGATTGCCCGATTAAGTGGAAAAGAATACGGGAAGGATGCGGCTGCGGATGTCGCAATGCGGGTGATTGCAGATCACTTGCGTACGATCGCATTTTCAATTACAGACGGGCAGTTACCTTCGAACGTGAAAGCTGGTTACGTGATCAGGAGAATCTTACGTCGGGCTGTTCGTTATGCTTATACATTCTTGGATCAGAAGGATGCATTCATGTATAAGTTGGTGCCGGTGTTGATTGAGGTTATGGGGCAACACTATCCGGAACTCTCTTCCCAGCGGGTATTGATTGAGCGGGTAATACAAGAAGAGGAAAATGCTTTCTTGCGTACATTAGATAAAGGTATAAAGTTATTGGATAAGATTATTGAGAAAACCAAGGCGGAAGATTTCTTGACTGTACCGGGGAATGTGGCTTTTGAGTTGTATGATACTTATGGTTTCCCGTTGGATTTGACCGAGTTAATTTTGAAAGAAAACGGATTGGTGGTAAATCGTCGGGAGTTCAAGGCCGAGATGGAAGCTCAGAAAGAACGTTCCCGTTCGGCTGCTGCCGTGAACACGGATGATTGGGTGGAATTGATTGCCGATGATACCCAGGAGTTTGTGGGGTATGATTACACGGAAACAGAAGTGCAGATTACCCGTTATCGCCGGGTGAGTACGAAAGGAAAAACGCTTTATCAACTGGTGTTTAATATAACTCCATTCTACGGAGAGAGCGGAGGACAGGTCGGTGATCGTGGCTGGTTGATTTCAGAAACGGAAAAGATTAATGTTTTAGATACTCATAAAGAAAATGGGTTGACGGTTCATATAACAGACCGTTTGCCGGAGGATTTGACTCAGGTGTTCACGGCAAAGGTGGATTTGGACAAACGGGTTGCCACGGAGAATAATCACACGTCAACTCACTTGTTGCATTATGCTTTGCGGAAAGTGTTGGGAACGCACGTGGAGCAGAAAGGATCATACGTGAGTGACGAGTATTTGCGTTTTGACTTTTCCCATTTTCAGAAGGTGACTGACGAAGAGTTGGAGAAAGTTGCAGCCATAGTGAACCAGGAAATTCGTAAGAATTATCCGTTGGAAGAAAGTCGGGCTATACCTATCGGACAAGCCAAGAAAATGGGTGCGATGGCCATCTTCGGGGAGAAGTATGGGGATTTGGTTCGTGTGGTGAAATTTGGGGAATCTGTGGAATTGTGTGGAGGTACGCATGCCCATGCCACGGGTCAAATCGGGTTCTTCAAGATTATTTCAGAGAGTTCCGTTTCTGCCGGGGTTCGTCGTATAGAAGCCATTACGGCAGCGAAGGCGGAAGAATATATCTTGAATTATTTCAAGATGATGAAGGAAATTGATAGTATGTTTAAGTCTAACCGAGGTGTATTAGAGAATGTTAGAGAACTGTTGAACGAAAACGAGGGGTTAAAGAAAGATGTAGAGAAATTCACGCAGGAGAGTTTACGGATCATGAAAGAAGGGTGGAAGAACGAAAAGCGTGTAATCCGTGATATTAACATGATTGTGAAGACGGTTATGATGCCCCCGGCAAACGTGAAAGATATTGCTTTCCAGCTAAAAGGGGAGTTGAATAACCTCATTCTGGTGATTGGTGGTGTCTTTAATAATAAGCCTCATTTGACCGTGATGTTCAGCGATACTCTGGTGAAAGACTTTGGATTGCATGCCGGGCAGATCGTCAAGGATGCTGCTCAAGAAATTAAAGGTGGTGGTGGTGGACAACCATTTTTCGCAACTGCCGGAGGATCAAATCCTGAGGGGGTTAGTAAAGCTCTGGAAAGAGCGGAGAAACTGATTTTGGATAAAATTCATTAG
- a CDS encoding tetratricopeptide repeat protein, producing MKKTLGFVAVVALSGLITVSCSSLNKMKKRAGEITYSVTPETLVAKGGMVDLKIDVTFPAKYFNKKVAIEATPVLRFKGGEKAYEMKAIQGEKVQGNAEVIPYEAGKTVSYMSRIPYEDAMRLSDLEIDITGAKGAKTVKFDPRKIGDGVIATETLVVNAPATSVGEDKFQRIIKQQEEAAIYYLINSANIRSKEMTSEEMKKLEAYIKEAAAKENMNLNGIDVRSYASPDGAYDFNEKLANQREKSSSTFLKKQMKKGKVDQYKDENFFKNFVVAEDWDGFKKAMEESNIQDKELILRVLSMHSDPEVREREIRNIASAFAVVADQILPKLRRSLFVVNTELIGKSDDELKALAKSNPADLNVEELLYSATLFDNNNDKLAIYEACMKQFPNDWRGFNDAGMIQFEMGNIAAAQSNFNKANSMSANNPVVQNNLGAVALKNGDLKQAEIYFGAATGAGDEVNYNKGIVAIKSGDYTAAVNYFGQCNCVNAALANVLAGNNNEALKKLNAENKECPMSYYLKAVIGARTNDATAVIENLRKACSLDGSFKQLAATDMEFAKFFENNDFIAITK from the coding sequence ATGAAAAAAACATTAGGTTTTGTTGCCGTTGTTGCCTTATCTGGGTTAATAACTGTGTCCTGTTCTTCATTGAATAAAATGAAGAAACGTGCAGGAGAAATCACGTATTCTGTTACTCCGGAGACATTAGTGGCTAAAGGAGGAATGGTTGATTTGAAGATAGACGTAACTTTCCCGGCTAAATATTTTAACAAAAAAGTGGCTATTGAGGCTACCCCTGTATTGCGTTTCAAAGGAGGAGAGAAAGCTTATGAAATGAAAGCTATCCAAGGTGAGAAAGTTCAGGGTAATGCAGAAGTGATTCCTTACGAAGCTGGTAAGACCGTTTCTTACATGAGCCGTATTCCTTACGAGGATGCAATGAGACTTTCTGATTTGGAAATCGATATTACCGGGGCAAAAGGTGCCAAAACCGTGAAATTCGATCCGAGAAAAATTGGCGATGGTGTGATTGCTACTGAAACCTTGGTAGTAAATGCTCCTGCAACTTCAGTCGGAGAGGATAAATTCCAACGGATTATCAAGCAACAGGAAGAGGCTGCTATCTATTATTTGATTAACTCTGCAAACATTCGTTCTAAAGAAATGACTTCTGAAGAAATGAAAAAGTTAGAGGCTTACATCAAAGAAGCTGCAGCGAAAGAAAATATGAACTTGAACGGAATTGATGTTAGATCATACGCTTCTCCTGATGGTGCTTATGATTTCAACGAGAAATTAGCTAACCAACGTGAAAAGAGTTCTTCTACTTTCTTGAAAAAACAAATGAAGAAAGGTAAAGTTGATCAGTATAAAGACGAGAATTTCTTCAAGAATTTCGTTGTAGCTGAAGACTGGGACGGATTCAAGAAAGCTATGGAAGAATCGAATATTCAGGATAAAGAATTGATCCTTCGCGTATTGTCAATGCACTCTGATCCTGAAGTAAGAGAGAGAGAAATCAGAAATATCGCATCTGCTTTCGCAGTTGTTGCTGATCAGATCCTTCCGAAATTAAGAAGATCTTTGTTTGTTGTAAATACCGAATTGATTGGTAAGTCAGACGATGAATTGAAAGCTTTAGCTAAATCAAATCCGGCAGACTTGAATGTAGAAGAATTACTTTATTCTGCTACTTTGTTCGATAATAACAATGATAAATTAGCTATTTATGAGGCTTGTATGAAACAATTCCCGAATGACTGGAGAGGTTTCAACGATGCAGGTATGATTCAATTTGAAATGGGTAATATCGCTGCTGCTCAATCTAATTTCAATAAAGCTAATTCCATGTCAGCTAACAATCCAGTTGTTCAAAACAACTTGGGTGCTGTAGCTTTGAAAAATGGTGATTTGAAACAAGCTGAAATTTATTTTGGTGCTGCTACCGGTGCTGGTGACGAAGTAAACTATAACAAAGGTATCGTGGCTATCAAGAGCGGTGACTATACTGCTGCTGTAAATTATTTCGGTCAATGCAATTGCGTGAATGCTGCTTTAGCTAACGTGCTTGCTGGAAATAATAACGAGGCGTTGAAGAAATTGAATGCTGAAAACAAAGAATGTCCGATGTCTTATTACTTGAAAGCTGTTATTGGTGCTAGAACCAATGATGCAACTGCAGTAATCGAAAACTTGAGAAAAGCATGTTCTTTGGATGGTTCATTCAAACAATTGGCTGCAACCGATATGGAATTTGCTAAATTCTTTGAAAACAACGACTTCATTGCAATAACAAAATAA
- a CDS encoding TlpA family protein disulfide reductase — translation MRSFVGIIIIILFVACTRNKSVQVSGRVETGDTVVYFQVNDSLHKFRLDEKHYFSGKIELEKGTYARFIPYSIQVFLTPGEDLEISMNNVRNVSNSLQFKGTLSAINTYLKEQQNRYFIYDPNLYKLNEKDFVNRMRENINTSTVLLEAKNLGEEFTKQERERIRYRVAEQAIHYPRSHVAFDTLYKPGVLYDNFVSEFDINNEDMLAFDCYQRFVLNYIYYKGQNFSMRRLVNYIRSNVNSVKVRDYLLSEVVYNYFQENGLKDADYLLAVCWNEVSDTSKMVKIKQLVDRWRKLSPGATAPNISLQDSNGKALYLKDLRGKFLYISVWASSYGEMDKEVQAEWKKLVEEYKDKNILFATFCMGPSQWLGQVKNLPGEHYVVNNTYAFYSRYMVTVMPRYMLIDPEGRIVDVDAPKPSSSAKLLLRSVGL, via the coding sequence ATGAGGAGTTTTGTAGGTATAATAATTATTATTCTTTTCGTTGCTTGTACTCGTAATAAAAGTGTGCAAGTATCGGGCCGGGTAGAGACAGGTGATACTGTTGTTTATTTTCAAGTAAACGATAGCCTTCATAAATTCCGCCTGGATGAGAAACATTATTTTTCCGGTAAAATAGAACTGGAAAAGGGTACCTATGCTCGTTTCATTCCTTATTCGATTCAAGTTTTTTTAACACCTGGAGAAGATTTAGAAATCAGTATGAATAACGTGAGGAATGTGTCCAATTCCTTGCAGTTTAAAGGTACATTGAGTGCAATTAATACTTATTTGAAGGAACAACAAAATCGATATTTCATTTACGATCCTAATTTATATAAACTGAATGAGAAGGATTTTGTGAATCGGATGCGGGAAAATATTAATACCAGTACCGTTTTGTTAGAGGCAAAGAACTTGGGAGAAGAATTCACGAAGCAAGAACGTGAACGGATCAGGTATCGTGTTGCAGAGCAGGCAATACATTATCCTCGTAGTCATGTTGCTTTTGATACATTGTATAAACCGGGAGTGTTGTATGATAATTTCGTGTCCGAGTTTGACATTAACAACGAGGATATGTTAGCTTTTGATTGTTACCAACGTTTTGTTTTGAATTATATTTATTACAAGGGACAAAATTTCAGTATGCGTCGCTTGGTTAATTATATCCGCTCAAATGTTAATAGTGTAAAGGTTCGGGATTATTTATTATCCGAGGTTGTTTATAATTATTTTCAGGAAAATGGGTTGAAAGATGCCGATTATTTATTGGCAGTATGTTGGAATGAAGTGTCTGATACCAGTAAAATGGTGAAGATAAAACAACTGGTAGATCGCTGGCGTAAGTTGTCTCCGGGGGCTACCGCTCCGAATATTTCTTTACAGGATAGTAACGGAAAGGCATTGTACTTAAAAGATTTGAGGGGTAAATTCCTATACATATCTGTTTGGGCTTCTAGCTATGGAGAGATGGATAAAGAGGTTCAGGCTGAGTGGAAAAAACTTGTCGAAGAGTATAAAGATAAGAATATTCTTTTTGCTACTTTTTGCATGGGACCTTCCCAATGGCTGGGACAAGTAAAGAATCTCCCCGGAGAACATTATGTCGTAAACAATACGTATGCATTCTATTCTCGCTATATGGTTACTGTAATGCCCCGCTATATGCTGATTGATCCGGAGGGGCGAATTGTCGATGTTGATGCACCGAAACCATCAAGCTCTGCTAAATTACTTTTAAGAAGTGTGGGGTTATAA
- a CDS encoding sensor histidine kinase — protein MIKKIIIRILSIIMLIAFIAVVSVQWIWMKYSMREGEARFTSKVYDVLGKAVNLVEQTNNIRLFNDLKERYTQVEEVISTMNHAQDSVLADEDPGNNEISLFSLAFSKGKVGEGQGGNISSMLRIFMNPGGRMGPGYILETDRDNNILYQVMRSATSEAERLADSLERQRMMDLVREFVIRYLREKDPQMAQVEKRLENVDLNPYLKEEMINTGIDNPFTWKIMTREQIVQYIKEKGTKGFYYVELFPNDQTTKDANLCVMFDTKDSLFYNNMGWMFIASGFCIIGLMSVFIITIVIIMRQQKLSVIKNDFINNMTHEFKTPLATISLATSAIEKEKVLNDRTQILKFNSMIRNENERMNKYVERILLQAKLDRREVHLKKVPVNLNVLVDEAVEHFRLQVEEKGGVIRAELDPEGYVISADEVHMLNVVCNLIDNAIKYSHDSLNIYIYTKQEGNRFIIGVRDTGIGIPKEAQDKVFKRFYRVPSGNVHNVKGFGLGLSYAKSIVELHGGEIQLTSKKNKGTQVEIIFKMES, from the coding sequence ATGATTAAAAAAATAATAATCAGAATATTATCTATCATTATGCTTATCGCTTTTATCGCGGTGGTGAGCGTGCAATGGATTTGGATGAAATATAGTATGCGGGAAGGTGAGGCTCGTTTCACCTCAAAGGTGTACGATGTTTTAGGGAAGGCTGTTAATCTGGTTGAGCAAACTAATAATATTCGTCTTTTTAATGATTTGAAAGAACGCTACACGCAGGTGGAGGAAGTTATTTCTACGATGAATCATGCTCAGGATTCTGTATTGGCGGATGAAGATCCGGGTAATAACGAAATCTCTCTTTTTTCGCTTGCTTTCTCTAAAGGTAAAGTCGGAGAAGGGCAGGGGGGAAATATCTCTAGCATGTTGAGGATTTTCATGAATCCGGGAGGACGGATGGGCCCCGGCTATATCTTGGAAACGGACCGGGATAATAATATCCTTTATCAGGTGATGCGTTCTGCGACATCGGAGGCCGAAAGATTAGCCGATTCGTTGGAACGTCAGCGAATGATGGATCTGGTACGGGAGTTTGTGATTCGTTATTTGAGGGAGAAAGATCCGCAGATGGCGCAGGTGGAGAAACGTTTGGAGAACGTTGATTTAAATCCTTACTTGAAAGAGGAAATGATCAATACGGGAATTGATAACCCGTTCACGTGGAAGATTATGACCCGGGAGCAAATCGTACAATATATCAAGGAAAAGGGAACAAAAGGATTTTATTACGTGGAATTGTTCCCTAATGACCAGACCACGAAAGATGCTAACCTGTGTGTGATGTTTGACACGAAGGATTCTCTTTTCTATAATAATATGGGATGGATGTTTATCGCTTCGGGTTTTTGTATTATCGGTTTGATGAGCGTGTTTATTATTACGATCGTGATTATCATGCGGCAGCAGAAATTGTCTGTGATCAAGAATGATTTTATCAATAACATGACACACGAGTTCAAGACCCCGTTGGCAACGATTTCACTGGCCACGTCTGCTATTGAGAAAGAAAAGGTGTTGAACGATCGAACACAGATATTGAAGTTTAATTCAATGATCCGTAACGAGAACGAGCGGATGAATAAATACGTGGAAAGAATCTTGTTGCAGGCTAAGCTGGACCGGAGAGAAGTACATTTGAAAAAAGTTCCTGTAAACTTGAACGTGCTGGTGGATGAGGCCGTAGAACATTTCAGACTACAAGTCGAAGAGAAGGGAGGAGTTATTCGAGCCGAACTAGATCCGGAAGGTTATGTAATATCTGCGGACGAGGTACATATGCTGAATGTTGTCTGTAATTTGATTGATAATGCCATCAAATATTCCCATGATTCGTTGAATATATACATATACACGAAACAGGAGGGTAACCGTTTTATTATTGGAGTTCGAGACACGGGAATCGGAATTCCGAAGGAGGCGCAGGACAAGGTGTTCAAACGTTTCTATCGGGTACCTAGCGGGAACGTGCATAACGTGAAAGGGTTCGGATTGGGGTTGAGCTATGCAAAATCGATCGTGGAATTGCATGGCGGAGAGATCCAGTTAACCTCGAAGAAGAATAAGGGGACTCAAGTAGAGATTATTTTTAAAATGGAGAGTTGA